The DNA segment CTTACTTCACCGCAGTTGATGAACCATCGGCGTGCCATTCGAAGATACCGAACTCGAAGCCTTTCAGATCGCCTTTGTCATCCCAACTCAATGGCCCCATCACGGTATCAACCGGTTGAGCTTTGAGGTTTTTGATGATGTCAGCAGGCTCTTCGCTTTTACTACGCTCCATGCCGGTGGTCAGCGATTGCAGCGCGGCATAGGTGGTCCACACAAACGGGCCAGTTGGATCCAGCTTTTTAGCTTTCAGCGAGTCCACGATGGCTTTGTTAGCCGGAGCCTGATCGTAGCGCTGTGGCAGCGTGACCAGCATGCCTTCGGAAGCATCCCCCGCGATGTTAGACAACGAAGAGTTACCCACGCCCTCAGGCCCCATAAACTTAGCCTTCAGACCAGCTTGCTTAGCCTGACGCAAAATTTGCCCCATCTCTGGGTAGTAGCCACCGAAGTAAACAAAATCGACGTTCTCTTTCTTCAGTTTGGCCACCAGCGTGGAGAAATCTTTATCGCCTGCCGTCACACCTTCAAACAGCACAGGCTTCACATTGGATTTCTCCAACGCATCTTTAACCGAACGAGCCAGACCTTCACCATATTGCTGTTTGTCATGCACTACGGCGATACGCTGCGGTTTAATGGTGTTGAGAATATATTTCGCCGCCGTTGGCCCCTGATCGGAATCCAGCCCGGTGGTACGCATAATCAGCTTATAGCCGCGCGTGGTGAGATCGGCGTTGGTCGCCGCAGGAGTTATCATCAACACGCCTTCATCTTCGTAGATATCCGAAGCGGGCTGAGTGGAAGAAGAACATAGATGGCCGATAACGTAGCGAATACCATCGTTAATCACCTTGTTTGCCACCGCTACCGCTTGCTTAGGATCGCAGGCATCGTCATATTCCACGCCGACCAATTTGTCGCCGTTCACGCCGCCTTTCGCGTTGATATCAGCAATCGCCTGCTTAGCACCGGTAAATTCCATATCGCCATATTGCGCCACTGGGCCAGACATCGCCCCCACGATGGCAATTTTGATGTCCTTCGCCATCACGCTGCTGCTCATGGCTAACGCCATACAACCCGCCAGAAAAACCTTACCCTTATTAATATTCATCCGCTCATCCCCGCCTGTCGTTATGTTTATTGTGTTTGCTTTGATGTGTTATCACGCAACATATTATTAACATAAAACGCTTTTATGCATAAGAAATAATGAATTATGTGATTTCACAGCAATGTTTTCTAATAAGGCTTTATTTTTCATGTCATTAAACAGGAGATTTCTTCTGTAAATCAAATCAGAAGACTAGGAAC comes from the Hafnia alvei genome and includes:
- a CDS encoding branched-chain amino acid ABC transporter substrate-binding protein, encoding MNINKGKVFLAGCMALAMSSSVMAKDIKIAIVGAMSGPVAQYGDMEFTGAKQAIADINAKGGVNGDKLVGVEYDDACDPKQAVAVANKVINDGIRYVIGHLCSSSTQPASDIYEDEGVLMITPAATNADLTTRGYKLIMRTTGLDSDQGPTAAKYILNTIKPQRIAVVHDKQQYGEGLARSVKDALEKSNVKPVLFEGVTAGDKDFSTLVAKLKKENVDFVYFGGYYPEMGQILRQAKQAGLKAKFMGPEGVGNSSLSNIAGDASEGMLVTLPQRYDQAPANKAIVDSLKAKKLDPTGPFVWTTYAALQSLTTGMERSKSEEPADIIKNLKAQPVDTVMGPLSWDDKGDLKGFEFGIFEWHADGSSTAVK